The Marinomonas sp. CT5 genome contains the following window.
TGATTTAAGAGCGTCTGAGTATAGGGCAGTTTGGCATAATCTTAAAAAAGAGAACGCATCTCTCAAGGATATTAGAGCAACGAGGGAAGGAGTTCGAGTGTACTCATGGCTTTATCGATTCGATAATGTATGGTTGAAAGAGAATCTTCCCACCCCGTTCAAGAACAACCGTGGTCGAATTGTCGATTGGAAGAAACGAGATCTAGAAGTGGTTAGGACGCTTTTAAAAATCCGCAGCAACAGTTTTGATGAATTATCATTACCAAGAATGACTCAGCAATGGTTTATTACTCAAACTAAAATGCGTTGGGGAATTGGTAAGCATCTTTCTAAGTTACCGCTGTGTCGATGTTTTTTTATCAAATACACAGAGTCTATTGAGGAGTTCCAAGTTCGTCGTGTTCTCGCTATTATCGTTAATGCCATCAACTTTAACGAGCCTATTCCAAGACCATATGAAATTGAACGCCTTGCTGGACTCAGCGAAAAACGGATTCGGGAAGCTACGCGACGAATTATCAGAGAAAATTTCGAAATGGTTTCCTGCTTTAAGTTACCTACCCAGAGACACAGAACTGGTTAAAATTCACGGGGTATTTCGATCTAAAAATTTGCTGAAAAATAAAGATATCTTTGTCGCCATTGAGTGGAAAGATGGCGTCACATCATCCTTGCCTATTGAAATGGCTAGCTTTTTGGCACCTGGGCTATCATTTAAAGATAAAAAAGTTGTTTCGCAATCTCAGTGTCAGAGACAATTAATTCACATTATTAGTCTAGAGCGTGTCGATAAAGGCTCAGATCATTACCAATATTACTATAAAACAGATAAGGGGCTGATGAAGTTTTCAGGTTTTGAATTAGCTAGAACGTTATTTTTTCATAACCCGCATCTTGTTCGAGCCGCCTACACTGCCAATGGTTTAAGCGCTCTAGCGTTCGTAAATCGCAATCAGTTGCCAATCGAAATCCGCTTCCCTGAAAGTACTAAATACCCTGTTAGCTTTATAGGTACAAAAAGTAAGAGAACGCATTTAGCTTGGATGTTACTTGATGGAGAAGCTAAGAAGAGTGCATTTTCTGTCTTTGAGTCCTTTAAAAATGATGCGGGGAAATTAGGGTTTAAATTTGTCCCACCAAATCTAAAAGACTGGCAACTCGAGGTCTCTGTGCTAACTGATCCAGAAGAAAATTTTGCAGAGGTAGCTCGTGTAGAAAGGGTTGTAGAGGCAGTCTTAAATGAGAACGCATCTGATGTTTTGGTTAACCATCCCAAAAATAAAGATCAACGCGCTAAAAGTAAGGTGGCAACTTCGAAAAATGGTCATGTCCCAGCAGATGATATTGATCCTGAGCTAGATCTTGGGGATATACCTGGTTTAGGAAAACGACTTCACAACGAGCAACTAAAAGGCTTTTCTTTTAGTTGCTCTGGTATTAAAAGCGTAAAATCATCTAAAGAGAAGAAAGCTGAAAGCTATAAACGTGCGCCGTCTACTGAAGATCGAGACACCAAAGAAGAAAAGGCAGGCATCGGTATGGCAGAGAGAGACGGTGATGCACAGGAGTTTAGTCCTTCAATTAATCAAGATGATGAGGTCACAGAGACTGTTGATTTGCCTCAGAAATTCAGTTTGTTTGCAGAAGTGATTGAAGAAGTTTCAAAATCTGATGGCATTAAGCTTGTTCAGGAAGCTAAGTGTTATAGATTTCCAGAGCCTTCTAATAACAGCAGGGTTGTTTATCAAACGCAATATGAGGACCGACTTAAGTATTTTGTGGCGATTTTAGATATTAAGGGTAGTAACTTGATTCTGGTAGAAGCAGATACAAACAATCTAGAAAAACCTAAAGGGGCCAGTACTTTAATATTAGGCCTAAAAGAAGACGCCACAGAGAATTTTCATAAAATTCTTCAGAACTTTTCAGATAAGGGGGCTCAGTGGACTCACAGCTTCATAAACGAGCGGTGCAACTTCTTCAGCCCTTGCAGGCATCCGTCTCTAAAAGAGAAAGGGAAAGTTCGCACAAACGAGGCATATAAAGACAAATGGATTAGTGATCTTCGCGAGAAACTGAAGGGATTTAAGAAGACCTCATGAACGGCTATAGAGGTAAAGCCTCTATAGCCAAAAAGGTCAGAACCAAATGAATTTGCGAGGATTAGTAATGGCTGGGCAGTACGAAAAAGCAATAAGCATTGTAGAGGCAATAGAGAGTATTCGCAGTAGTGATTTTCTACTGCCCGCTATTCAGCGTCAATTTGTTTGGAGTAGTCATCAAATTTGTGTGCTGTTTGATTCTTTGATGCGTGGCTATCCCATCAACAGCTTTATGCTGTGGGAAGTAAAAGAAGATAAGATTAAAAATGACTACAAATTCTATAAATTCATTGAAGGCTATTGCCAGCGCTTTAATGAAGAGAATCCTCTTGCACCAACCGATGCGACTTTTAAAGACTTTAAAGCTGTTATTGATGGCCAGCAAAGACTAACTTCTTTATATCTAGGTCTGTGTAGTACGTATGCTTATAAGCAACCTAGGGTATGGTGGCCTAACACTCAAGACGATGCGTTATTACCACCCCGTAAACTCTACCTTGATCTTTTCAATCCCCTAAAGGTAGAAGATGATGATGCTTTAATGAACTATAACTTTAAGTTTTTGACGGACAAACAATACAAAGCGTCAATTAACGTAAGTGAAGATAGGCATCATTGGTATTGTTTGCATAACATCATGCGCTTGCCCCAGGTAGAAGGAGGAACCAGAATATGGCGCGAGATCGTTCGCCCTTATCTTGCAGAACACAACCTAGAAGATAACGAGTTTGCTGAAGAGACTTTGTCCCTGTTGTATGACGTGATTCGTTGTCAGAAGAACATTCATTATTTCAATGAAAAAAGCCAAGAGATAGACCATGTTCTGGATGTTTTTATTAGGACTAATAGTGGTGGTACAAAACTGGATTTTTCAGACCTGTTAATGTCTATTGCGGTTGCCAATTGGGATGGTAACTTTAGAGAAGAGGTTGACTCGCTGGTTAAAGAGATAAATCAACGCTCGGATATGGGGTTTTATCTGGGGAGAGACTGGATATTGAAAACCTGTTTAATGCTTACAGAATCCGATGTGAAGTTTAAGGTGAAAAACTTTAAGGCTGAACAGGTAACAGTTATTCAAGAACAATGGGATGAGATTAAGCACTGCATTAAAGAAACGTTTAAACTGGTCCGTCGATTTGGCATTAACCCTCAATCGCTAACCTCTAAGAATGCAGTTATCCCAATTTGTTATTACCTATATAGAAAGCAATCCAGAGGTCAACCGCTTTATTTATCGATAAACAACCTCGCAAAGAGAGCCAACAGCGTCAACCCATTAGTCAGTGGTTCTATATGGTTCTGCTTAAAGGGGTATTTGGTGGTCAGGCAGATACAATTCTTTCTGGTATGCGAGAAGTGCTCCAAGTTAACCTTAATGCTGAGGTTTTCCCATTGGGCGCCATTATTGATAAGTACAAAGGTACGAATAAAGATCTACGTTTTGATGCGGAGTATTTGGATAAATTATTGGATATTCAGTATGGAGAGGGTCGTTGTCGAGCGTTGCTGCATTTATTATTTCCTGAAATGAATCCAACTGAGACCTTTCACATAGATCACTTGCACCCAAAATCGGGTTTTGAAAAGAAAGCCTTACGCAGTTATGAATTCTTGCAAGAGAATGATGAGTTGATGGCGTTTTATGTTAATCCTGGGCATTGGAATAGCATTGCCAATCTGCATTTATTGAATGATTCACAAAATATGTCAAAAAAAGACAAACCTTTATCCATCTGGCTTGGATATGAAGGCGTTACTTTATCAAAGCAGATTTTATTGGTGAATGAAAATACCAGCCTAGAATTTGATCAGTTTCAGAGCTTCTATGAACAGCGTCGTGCCGCATTAAAAACTCGCCTTAAATCTCGCGTATTTATGACAGAAGGTCTATTAATGGTTGATGTTGAAGACGGCATTGATGAAGAGGTTGTAGAAGAGGAGTTGTTAATATGACAACTAACTCTGTCAGTCCGCTTTGGAGCGCCTATTTCAAAAGCACTTCATCGTGTTCTGGTATGACGATAAGTAAGATCTGCGGGAGGGCTGTAACTTCGACGCCATTGAAGATGTTGAACAGCTTGAAGTTCAGAATAATCAATTTTGCATTAAGCACATGTTGCTGCGCTTATGATACTGCCTGAAGTGATGCGGCGATTATTTTCCAGCAGCCCAAGTAGATGAGATGCATCCTTTAAGTTTAAAAAAATAAGCATGTAAAATGTATTTTTGAATGCGTAGTTGGCATACGATAAAAATATCAAACTTTATTATCGGACCCAAGCATCCTTGACTGAAAAAAATATCAAACTTTAGGTGTTTGATGTACCAAAAACAGCTATTTTTTTATCAAACTTTATTATGGTCGTACATGCCCTTGTTGGTGAACAATAAAGTTGTTAATTTTTGCCATTTGAACTAACTTAGAAATAAGTTAATTCAGATGGCAATTTAGTATGGGCAAGAAGCAATACTGGAATTCAGAAGCTAAAAATGAGTGTTGGATCTAAGAAGGCCGGGGTCAGAGATCAGGTCCCGACGGCTTACTATACGTGACGTACCCTCCCAAGGTCGATCACACAGAATTTTGTACCCATCATCTCCTTTCCGACCTCGAACTCGCTACTTTCTTCTTCCTCCAATGGCGACCAATAACCACCGACATTTGCGAGCAATTTCCATTAGATCGGGAGTTAACCCGAGAAATATGTAATCAACTTGGCGTCGAGCATCCAAATTTTCAGGGTGTGGATCAATATATGAGTAGTGATTTTGTCGTAGATTCCGAAGATAGGAGCAAGCCAAGGTTTGCTGTTCAGGTGAAGAGTGGAAGTGCTTTCAAGATTCTAGAACAGTGGAGAAGTTGCAAATAGAGCGCATATATTGGGCTGAAAAAGAGGTCCCTTTCTTTCTAGTGAATGAGAATCAAATACCTAGGCCTGTTTTTGAGAGCATTGGTGTTCTTTACAACCATATCGAAGATGATGCTAGCCAGGACGAGCTACTGACCTATTTTTCATTGTTTCTAAAGCAGATTCCTCAGGATAAAAGCCTTAGGGTTATCGACCTATGCATTCGCTTGGACACCGCTTATGACTTCGATCCAGTAGAAGCCTTATTTTAATTCAAACGATTATTGGCACAGCGCTTCTTTCATTTTGACATCACAAAGCCATTCACTGAGTTACGTTGCTCAGATTTAGTTGCTGAAGGCCAGCGTGTGTTGCAGGAGGTGTGGCGTGTTTCAAGTTAACGAAGTTTTAAACCTGCAGGACAAGTTGTATCGAATCCTTGTTTCTATTGAGCGTCAAGTCGTCTGGATATCGTTGGATGACTCTAAAGCCTTGCCAGACTTCGCCAGAATTGAGCAACTCAATGATCTGTTGTTGCAGGAAAAGATGACCCGCGTGGATGATCCGTATGAGTATGTTCAAAGTTTATTACCGGAAGAAGGGGCGAAAGATGCAGCAATTCGTGATAAAAACTACTTGGTTATCTCACCACTAAGTTGAAGACCCACGGTTCTATGTCAAGAAAGTCAGAACGAAACATATAGCCGAAATACTGGCTACAGGGAAAGTTTCGCGCCCTTATTTGTATAAATTGATTCGTCGCTATTGGCAGCGAGGTCAAACACCAAACGCCCTGTTACCAGACTACAAAAACTCAGGTGCGAAAGGAATCAAAAGAACAGTAAAAGATAAAAAGCTTGGCCGACCGTGTGTCTATATGGAAGGTACAGGTGCCTTAATTGACGAAAAGACAGAAAAGCTATTCCGAATTGTTATTGATAAATATGTTCTGAATAAGAATTTTACGATTGCCCGTGCCCATAGGAGATTGAAAAAACTATACGAGCCTAGATTGCAGCAATAAGTGACACACGCTTATTTAATAATACTTCAATCGGGGTGAGATCAGTTCCCTTAGGCTAAGGAAACTGCGATTAAGTCCCCAATATGAGACAATGCCGATCTGACCATTACCTCAAGACCGAATGACATGAATCAGCTTTCCTTCGCCGATACCGAATTTACCAGCAAACGCCGCAAGACTCGCAAAGAGCTCTTCCTTGGTCGGATGAATGAGCTGATTCCATGGCTACAGCTCGAAGCTCAGATTGAGCCGTTTTACCCAAAAGCTGGCAATGGTCGGCGTCCATACCCTCTCGCTACCATGCTGCGCATTCACTTTATGCAGAACTGGTACAACATGAGTGATCCAGCGATGGNNNNNNNNNNNNNNNNNNNNNNNNNNNNNNNNNNNNNNNNNNNNNNNNNNNNNNNNNNNNNNNNNNNNNNNNNNNNNNNNNNNNNNNNNNNNNNNNNNNNCCTAGATTGCAGCAATAAGTGACACACGCTTATTTAATAATACTTCAATCGGGGTGAGATAGTTCAACGATTTTCTCGGTCTAAAATTTATTAACATTTGAGTGTCCGCAATCTCCTGTTCTGTCAGCTGACCAATAGCGAATCCCTTAGGGTAAAATCGTCTAAGCAAACCATTGGTATTTTCATTAAGACCGCGCTGCCATGAGTGATAGGGCTTAGCAAAATAGGTTTTGCATTTCAGTGTTTTGGCAATACTTTGATGGCCTGCAAACTCCCCTCCATTGTCAAACGTGATGCTATGGCAAATATGCTTAAAAGGCTTTAACAGTTTTTTAATGGCGCTAGAGACCAACTTTTTGGTCTTGTTTTTAACGCGGCAGGTTAATAAGAGCTTTGTGACCCGCTCTGTTAAGGTTACAAGGTAGCCATCTTGACCAAAAACCGTATNACCTTCCCAATGACCAATTTCTTGTTTGTCATCAACCTCTTTGGGGNGCTGGTCGATATCGACTCGGTAGGGATCAGGTGAGCCCCTGCCATAGCGCCTTTGCGCGGCTTGTAGGGCTTTCCTTGTCTTGCTAATTTATGCCGCCATCCTTGCTCAAATACAATCTTATAGACGGTATTACAACAGACTTTTAATGTAGGCAGTGTTCTGGTCGTGGTTGCATGTGTGTGAGCTACCTCAGCAGAATACTTGTTATCGAGACATCGTCTCAGTTCACGAGCAATCGTTTTATTGCTTCTCTTAAGCTTGTTTGCGATGGTTCTTGCTGAAAATCCTAGTTCCTTTAGGCCTTCAATCTGGTATCGTTCTTTTAGTGTCAGTTGCTTATATTGGTTGTTCATTTTTGGACGACCTTGGTGGATTGTGTGAGAACTCGAAGCCTATAGGCAACTGACTCTCTTATCTATACCAAGTGTGTCGGTTATTGTTGAGATCTAAGCTATACATTGCAAACTGAATTTTTAAATTATCGGAATCAATAAGTGACTATGAAATACTTGGTAACAGGCGCAGCCGGTTTTATCGGTATGCATACATGCAGACGATTGCTTGATGATGGGCATGAAGTGGTTGGTCTTGATAACTTAAATGCTTATTACATCCCCCGTCTTAAACAGCATCGCTTGGCTCAGCTAGAAGGGTATTCAAATTTCCGTTTTATAAAAATGGATTTGGCTGATCGTGAAGGTATTGCGCAACTGTTCAAAACAGAGCAATTCAAACGAGTGATACATCTTGCTGCTCAAGCTGGAGTGCGTTATTCATTAGAAGCGCCATTTGACTATGTTGATAGCAATTTAGCCGGAATGGTGTCGATACTTGAAGGGTGTCGCCATAATAAAGTTGGACACCTAGTATATGCTTCTTCGAGCTCTGTGTATGGCATGAACGCAAGCATACCTTTCTCTGAGTCGGATAATGTTGATTTTCCTGTTTCTCTTTATGCAGCCACCAAAAAATCCAACGAATTAATGGCTTACTCATACTCACACCTTTACAATATCCCAACCACTGGCTTACGTTTTTTTACTGTTTATGGCCCCGGAGGTCGTCCAGATATGGCTTCATGGCTGTTTACTGAGTCGATACTGAACGAGCAGCCGATAAAAGTTTTTAACCATGGAAAAATGCAGCGTGACTTTTCCTATATCGACGATATTGTTGAAGGGGTTATAAGAGTCCAAGATGTTATTTCTAATGGAAAAGCCCCTTACTCTATTTTCAATATAGGTAATAACAACCCCGTTGAGCTGTCTGTTTTTATCGAAGCTATAGAAAGTGCATGCGGTAAAACAGCGCAGAAAAACTATATGGATATGCAACCTAGGGATGTTCCCAGAACCTATGCTTATACCGCTCGGCTTGAACAGGCTGTCGGTTATAAGCCGGCAACCTCTATTCAGGAGGGTATGAAAAAGTTTGTGACTTGGTATAAAGAATTTCAAAAGGAACTTAGTGCATGAAGATCGCTGTAGCGGGTACTGGATATGTTGGTTTATCTAATGCAATGCTTCTGGCTCAGCATAATGAGGTTGTTACGGTAGATATCCTTCCTGAAAAAGTGGAAATGCTGAATAATAAAAAATCTCTTATTATCGATAAAGAGATTGAGGACTTTCTTTCAAATGAAACATTAAATTTCAGAGCAACTCCTGATAAAAGAGAGGCTTATAAAAATGCAGAATTTGTTATTATTGCAACCCCCACGGACTATGATCCTCAAATAAACTATTTTAATACTCGAAGTGTTGAATCAGTCATTGAAGATGTTATCGCTATTAACCCTTTCGCTGTTATGGTTATAAAATCTATTGTAGCCGTTGGCTACACTTCACGGGTTAAAGAAAAATTTGATAGCCAGAATATTATTTTCTCACCTGAATTTTTACGTAAAGGTGAGGCATTATATGA
Protein-coding sequences here:
- a CDS encoding DUF262 domain-containing protein, yielding MAGQYEKAISIVEAIESIRSSDFLLPAIQRQFVWSSHQICVLFDSLMRGYPINSFMLWEVKEDKIKNDYKFYKFIEGYCQRFNEENPLAPTDATFKDFKAVIDGQQRLTSLYLGLCSTYAYKQPRVWWPNTQDDALLPPRKLYLDLFNPLKVEDDDALMNYNFKFLTDKQYKASINVSEDRHHWYCLHNIMRLPQVEGGTRIWREIVRPYLAEHNLEDNEFAEETLSLLYDVIRCQKNIHYFNEKSQEIDHVLDVFIRTNSGGTKLDFSDLLMSIAVANWDGNFREEVDSLVKEINQRSDMGFYLGRDWILKTCLMLTESDVKFKVKNFKAEQVTVIQEQWDEIKHCIKETFKLVRRFGINPQSLTSKNAVIPICYYLYRKQSRGQPLYLSINNLAKRANSVNPLVSGSIWFCLKGYLVVRQIQFFLVCEKCSKLTLMLRFSHWAPLLISTKVRIKIYVLMRSIWINYWIFSMERVVVERCCIYYFLK
- a CDS encoding transposase — protein: MNQLSFADTEFTSKRRKTRKELFLGRMNELIPWLQLEAQIEPFYPKAGNGRRPYPLATMLRIHFMQNWYNMSDPAM
- a CDS encoding Tn7-like element transposition protein TnsE, whose protein sequence is MAERDGDAQEFSPSINQDDEVTETVDLPQKFSLFAEVIEEVSKSDGIKLVQEAKCYRFPEPSNNSRVVYQTQYEDRLKYFVAILDIKGSNLILVEADTNNLEKPKGASTLILGLKEDATENFHKILQNFSDKGAQWTHSFINERCNFFSPCRHPSLKEKGKVRTNEAYKDKWISDLREKLKGFKKTS
- a CDS encoding TnsA endonuclease C-terminal domain-containing protein — encoded protein: MEKLQIERIYWAEKEVPFFLVNENQIPRPVFESIGVLYNHIEDDASQDELLTYFSLFLKQIPQDKSLRVIDLCIRLDTAYDFDPVEALF
- a CDS encoding NAD-dependent epimerase, which codes for MKYLVTGAAGFIGMHTCRRLLDDGHEVVGLDNLNAYYIPRLKQHRLAQLEGYSNFRFIKMDLADREGIAQLFKTEQFKRVIHLAAQAGVRYSLEAPFDYVDSNLAGMVSILEGCRHNKVGHLVYASSSSVYGMNASIPFSESDNVDFPVSLYAATKKSNELMAYSYSHLYNIPTTGLRFFTVYGPGGRPDMASWLFTESILNEQPIKVFNHGKMQRDFSYIDDIVEGVIRVQDVISNGKAPYSIFNIGNNNPVELSVFIEAIESACGKTAQKNYMDMQPRDVPRTYAYTARLEQAVGYKPATSIQEGMKKFVTWYKEFQKELSA